A part of Heliangelus exortis chromosome 3, bHelExo1.hap1, whole genome shotgun sequence genomic DNA contains:
- the CEP57L1 gene encoding centrosomal protein CEP57L1 isoform X1 has translation MASESKNSFIGSFLQPPDKMLPAAFTYVESNKLAAVGGDRSSIPKNEAVVSALETLQEKIHRLELEKSQAEDNLCSLSLAAAQYKKALEHESYIKDTAHKELMQQRKDISLQLNAAQSRCSLLEKQLDYMRKMVSRAELEKKIILEQQAQLQKEEDQNRLELHAKLEKLELLEKECLKLTATQKIAEAKIKHLEEKLCKEEHQRKLIQGKTTQLQAGFEINRILMSSVISQNEPKKENRKKKTKKRNPTTKMHLPQLHVKAGELPFVAGKSVSSSHSVSANVQSVLHIMKHRNPHISSQSPGGATSGTLGHCTLSKSISSCPTSPTPTKSLSDLLLAIEDELGQMSFLVLDREYQKLRKKIQETQDSRVREDLEQELDCLVKEMEFKGEQISILKKHQATVQKLKRRTQKLKQGAGHVKLKSGDQKDPKESAVTVRENMSKSCPGQRSRSSLQLLKNVRKLQSALKSNDIMWE, from the exons ATGGCTTCTGAATCAAAGAACAGTTTCATAGGAAGCTTTCTTCAGCCACCAGATAAGATGCTTCCTGCAGCCTTTACTTATGTAGAATCAAATAAGTTGGCAGCTGTTGGTGGTGACAGGTCTTCTATCCCCAAAAACGAAG CTGTGGTATCAGCCCTGGAAACTCTGCAAGAAAAGATCCACCGTCTGGAGCTGGAGAAATCCCAGGCTGAAGATAATCTGTGCAGCCTCTCCTTAGCAGCTGCTCAGTATAAGAAGGCCTTGGAGCATGAATCCTACATAAAGGACACAGCACATAAAGAACTTATGCAGCAGAGGAAAG aTATAAGTTTGCAGCTAAATGCAGCACAATCCCGCTGCTCCCTGCTGGAGAAACAGCTGGATTACATGAGGAAAATGGTTTCCCGTgcagaactggaaaagaaaattattttagaacaACAG GCTCAGCTTCAGAAAGAGGAAGATCAGAACCGGTTGGAACTGCATGCAAAACTTGAAAAGCTTGAATTGTTAGAAAAAGAATGTCTTAAACTTACTGCTACTCAGAAAATTGCAGAA GCCAAGATCAAACACTTAGAAGAAAAGCTTTGCAAAGAAGAGCATCAGCGTAAGCTAATACAAGGCAAAACTACTCAG CTTCAAGCAGGATTTGAGATAAACAGAATTTTGATGTCTTCAGTAATATCTCAAAACGaacctaaaaaagaaaacaggaagaaaaaaactaagaAG AGAAATCCTACAACGAAAATGCACCTTCCACAGTTACATGTAAAAGCTGGTGAACTACCTTTTGTGGCTGGGAAG TCTGTCAGCTCCAGCCACTCTGTTAGTGCCAACGTACAGAGTGTGTTGCATATTATGAAGCATCGCAATCCACATATCTCATCACAAAGCCCAGGAGGAGCAACATCTGGGACTTTGGGACATTGTACACTTTCAAAATCTATATCCTCTTGTCCCACATCACCTACTCCTACCAAAAGTCTTTCGGACCTGCTGTTGGCCATAGAAGATGAGCTGGGCCAAATGAGCTT TCTTGTCCTTGACAGGGAGTATCAAAAACTTCGGAAAAAGATACAGGAGACTCAAGACTCCAGAGTTCGTGAAGACCTAGAACAGGAGCTGGATTGCCTTGTAAAAGAAATGGAGTTTAAAGGAGAACAGATATCCATACTGAAAAAGCATCAAGCAACT GTGCAGAAATTAAAGAGAAGGACTCAGAAACTGAAGCAAGGGGCAGGTCATGTCAAACTAAAGAGTGGTGACCAAAAGGATCCAAAGGAGAGTGCAGTCACTGTAAGGGAAAATATGTCTAAATCTTGTCCTgggcagagaagcagaagctcTCTTCAGCTGCTAAAAAATGTGCGGAAACTTCAGTCAGCTCTGAAAAGCAATGATATCATGTGGGAGTAA
- the CEP57L1 gene encoding centrosomal protein CEP57L1 isoform X2 — translation MASESKNSFIGSFLQPPDKMLPAAFTYVESNKLAAVGGDRSSIPKNEAVVSALETLQEKIHRLELEKSQAEDNLCSLSLAAAQYKKALEHESYIKDTAHKELMQQRKDISLQLNAAQSRCSLLEKQLDYMRKMVSRAELEKKIILEQQAQLQKEEDQNRLELHAKLEKLELLEKECLKLTATQKIAEAKIKHLEEKLCKEEHQRKLIQGKTTQLQAGFEINRILMSSVISQNEPKKENRKKKTKKRNPTTKMHLPQLHVKAGELPFVAGKSVSSSHSVSANVQSVLHIMKHRNPHISSQSPGGATSGTLGHCTLSKSISSCPTSPTPTKSLSDLLLAIEDELGQMSLEYQKLRKKIQETQDSRVREDLEQELDCLVKEMEFKGEQISILKKHQATVQKLKRRTQKLKQGAGHVKLKSGDQKDPKESAVTVRENMSKSCPGQRSRSSLQLLKNVRKLQSALKSNDIMWE, via the exons ATGGCTTCTGAATCAAAGAACAGTTTCATAGGAAGCTTTCTTCAGCCACCAGATAAGATGCTTCCTGCAGCCTTTACTTATGTAGAATCAAATAAGTTGGCAGCTGTTGGTGGTGACAGGTCTTCTATCCCCAAAAACGAAG CTGTGGTATCAGCCCTGGAAACTCTGCAAGAAAAGATCCACCGTCTGGAGCTGGAGAAATCCCAGGCTGAAGATAATCTGTGCAGCCTCTCCTTAGCAGCTGCTCAGTATAAGAAGGCCTTGGAGCATGAATCCTACATAAAGGACACAGCACATAAAGAACTTATGCAGCAGAGGAAAG aTATAAGTTTGCAGCTAAATGCAGCACAATCCCGCTGCTCCCTGCTGGAGAAACAGCTGGATTACATGAGGAAAATGGTTTCCCGTgcagaactggaaaagaaaattattttagaacaACAG GCTCAGCTTCAGAAAGAGGAAGATCAGAACCGGTTGGAACTGCATGCAAAACTTGAAAAGCTTGAATTGTTAGAAAAAGAATGTCTTAAACTTACTGCTACTCAGAAAATTGCAGAA GCCAAGATCAAACACTTAGAAGAAAAGCTTTGCAAAGAAGAGCATCAGCGTAAGCTAATACAAGGCAAAACTACTCAG CTTCAAGCAGGATTTGAGATAAACAGAATTTTGATGTCTTCAGTAATATCTCAAAACGaacctaaaaaagaaaacaggaagaaaaaaactaagaAG AGAAATCCTACAACGAAAATGCACCTTCCACAGTTACATGTAAAAGCTGGTGAACTACCTTTTGTGGCTGGGAAG TCTGTCAGCTCCAGCCACTCTGTTAGTGCCAACGTACAGAGTGTGTTGCATATTATGAAGCATCGCAATCCACATATCTCATCACAAAGCCCAGGAGGAGCAACATCTGGGACTTTGGGACATTGTACACTTTCAAAATCTATATCCTCTTGTCCCACATCACCTACTCCTACCAAAAGTCTTTCGGACCTGCTGTTGGCCATAGAAGATGAGCTGGGCCAAATGAGCTT GGAGTATCAAAAACTTCGGAAAAAGATACAGGAGACTCAAGACTCCAGAGTTCGTGAAGACCTAGAACAGGAGCTGGATTGCCTTGTAAAAGAAATGGAGTTTAAAGGAGAACAGATATCCATACTGAAAAAGCATCAAGCAACT GTGCAGAAATTAAAGAGAAGGACTCAGAAACTGAAGCAAGGGGCAGGTCATGTCAAACTAAAGAGTGGTGACCAAAAGGATCCAAAGGAGAGTGCAGTCACTGTAAGGGAAAATATGTCTAAATCTTGTCCTgggcagagaagcagaagctcTCTTCAGCTGCTAAAAAATGTGCGGAAACTTCAGTCAGCTCTGAAAAGCAATGATATCATGTGGGAGTAA
- the CEP57L1 gene encoding centrosomal protein CEP57L1 isoform X3 has translation MASESKNSFIGSFLQPPDKMLPAAFTYVESNKLAAVGGDRSSIPKNEAVVSALETLQEKIHRLELEKSQAEDNLCSLSLAAAQYKKALEHESYIKDTAHKELMQQRKDISLQLNAAQSRCSLLEKQLDYMRKMVSRAELEKKIILEQQAQLQKEEDQNRLELHAKLEKLELLEKECLKLTATQKIAEAKIKHLEEKLCKEEHQRKLIQGKTTQRNPTTKMHLPQLHVKAGELPFVAGKSVSSSHSVSANVQSVLHIMKHRNPHISSQSPGGATSGTLGHCTLSKSISSCPTSPTPTKSLSDLLLAIEDELGQMSFLVLDREYQKLRKKIQETQDSRVREDLEQELDCLVKEMEFKGEQISILKKHQATVQKLKRRTQKLKQGAGHVKLKSGDQKDPKESAVTVRENMSKSCPGQRSRSSLQLLKNVRKLQSALKSNDIMWE, from the exons ATGGCTTCTGAATCAAAGAACAGTTTCATAGGAAGCTTTCTTCAGCCACCAGATAAGATGCTTCCTGCAGCCTTTACTTATGTAGAATCAAATAAGTTGGCAGCTGTTGGTGGTGACAGGTCTTCTATCCCCAAAAACGAAG CTGTGGTATCAGCCCTGGAAACTCTGCAAGAAAAGATCCACCGTCTGGAGCTGGAGAAATCCCAGGCTGAAGATAATCTGTGCAGCCTCTCCTTAGCAGCTGCTCAGTATAAGAAGGCCTTGGAGCATGAATCCTACATAAAGGACACAGCACATAAAGAACTTATGCAGCAGAGGAAAG aTATAAGTTTGCAGCTAAATGCAGCACAATCCCGCTGCTCCCTGCTGGAGAAACAGCTGGATTACATGAGGAAAATGGTTTCCCGTgcagaactggaaaagaaaattattttagaacaACAG GCTCAGCTTCAGAAAGAGGAAGATCAGAACCGGTTGGAACTGCATGCAAAACTTGAAAAGCTTGAATTGTTAGAAAAAGAATGTCTTAAACTTACTGCTACTCAGAAAATTGCAGAA GCCAAGATCAAACACTTAGAAGAAAAGCTTTGCAAAGAAGAGCATCAGCGTAAGCTAATACAAGGCAAAACTACTCAG AGAAATCCTACAACGAAAATGCACCTTCCACAGTTACATGTAAAAGCTGGTGAACTACCTTTTGTGGCTGGGAAG TCTGTCAGCTCCAGCCACTCTGTTAGTGCCAACGTACAGAGTGTGTTGCATATTATGAAGCATCGCAATCCACATATCTCATCACAAAGCCCAGGAGGAGCAACATCTGGGACTTTGGGACATTGTACACTTTCAAAATCTATATCCTCTTGTCCCACATCACCTACTCCTACCAAAAGTCTTTCGGACCTGCTGTTGGCCATAGAAGATGAGCTGGGCCAAATGAGCTT TCTTGTCCTTGACAGGGAGTATCAAAAACTTCGGAAAAAGATACAGGAGACTCAAGACTCCAGAGTTCGTGAAGACCTAGAACAGGAGCTGGATTGCCTTGTAAAAGAAATGGAGTTTAAAGGAGAACAGATATCCATACTGAAAAAGCATCAAGCAACT GTGCAGAAATTAAAGAGAAGGACTCAGAAACTGAAGCAAGGGGCAGGTCATGTCAAACTAAAGAGTGGTGACCAAAAGGATCCAAAGGAGAGTGCAGTCACTGTAAGGGAAAATATGTCTAAATCTTGTCCTgggcagagaagcagaagctcTCTTCAGCTGCTAAAAAATGTGCGGAAACTTCAGTCAGCTCTGAAAAGCAATGATATCATGTGGGAGTAA
- the CEP57L1 gene encoding centrosomal protein CEP57L1 isoform X4 — protein MASESKNSFIGSFLQPPDKMLPAAFTYVESNKLAAVGGDRSSIPKNEAVVSALETLQEKIHRLELEKSQAEDNLCSLSLAAAQYKKALEHESYIKDTAHKELMQQRKDISLQLNAAQSRCSLLEKQLDYMRKMVSRAELEKKIILEQQAQLQKEEDQNRLELHAKLEKLELLEKECLKLTATQKIAEAKIKHLEEKLCKEEHQRKLIQGKTTQLQAGFEINRILMSSVISQNEPKKENRKKKTKKRNPTTKMHLPQLHVKAGELPFVAGKSVSSSHSVSANVQSVLHIMKHRNPHISSQSPGGATSGTLGHCTLSKSISSCPTSPTPTKSLSDLLLAIEDELGQMSLCRN, from the exons ATGGCTTCTGAATCAAAGAACAGTTTCATAGGAAGCTTTCTTCAGCCACCAGATAAGATGCTTCCTGCAGCCTTTACTTATGTAGAATCAAATAAGTTGGCAGCTGTTGGTGGTGACAGGTCTTCTATCCCCAAAAACGAAG CTGTGGTATCAGCCCTGGAAACTCTGCAAGAAAAGATCCACCGTCTGGAGCTGGAGAAATCCCAGGCTGAAGATAATCTGTGCAGCCTCTCCTTAGCAGCTGCTCAGTATAAGAAGGCCTTGGAGCATGAATCCTACATAAAGGACACAGCACATAAAGAACTTATGCAGCAGAGGAAAG aTATAAGTTTGCAGCTAAATGCAGCACAATCCCGCTGCTCCCTGCTGGAGAAACAGCTGGATTACATGAGGAAAATGGTTTCCCGTgcagaactggaaaagaaaattattttagaacaACAG GCTCAGCTTCAGAAAGAGGAAGATCAGAACCGGTTGGAACTGCATGCAAAACTTGAAAAGCTTGAATTGTTAGAAAAAGAATGTCTTAAACTTACTGCTACTCAGAAAATTGCAGAA GCCAAGATCAAACACTTAGAAGAAAAGCTTTGCAAAGAAGAGCATCAGCGTAAGCTAATACAAGGCAAAACTACTCAG CTTCAAGCAGGATTTGAGATAAACAGAATTTTGATGTCTTCAGTAATATCTCAAAACGaacctaaaaaagaaaacaggaagaaaaaaactaagaAG AGAAATCCTACAACGAAAATGCACCTTCCACAGTTACATGTAAAAGCTGGTGAACTACCTTTTGTGGCTGGGAAG TCTGTCAGCTCCAGCCACTCTGTTAGTGCCAACGTACAGAGTGTGTTGCATATTATGAAGCATCGCAATCCACATATCTCATCACAAAGCCCAGGAGGAGCAACATCTGGGACTTTGGGACATTGTACACTTTCAAAATCTATATCCTCTTGTCCCACATCACCTACTCCTACCAAAAGTCTTTCGGACCTGCTGTTGGCCATAGAAGATGAGCTGGGCCAAATGAGCTT GTGCAGAAATTAA